In Geobacillus kaustophilus, a genomic segment contains:
- a CDS encoding ABC transporter ATP-binding protein: MSALYIQVERVSKRFGKKVVIDDVSLDVRSGEIFGLLGPSGAGKTTLVRMIAGIDSASEGTIRVLGVNMPDLGAMKRIGFMAQSDALYGELTALENMQFFASIYGLRGKKQKERIDDMLALVNLTNDRKKPVHQYSGGMKRRLSLAIALLHEPDVLILDEPTVGIDPVLRQSIWAELERIRQRGTAIVVTTHVMDEAEKCGRLGMIREGRLIAVGRPDELKQEAGAETIEQAFLTFGGARR, encoded by the coding sequence ATGAGCGCGTTGTATATTCAAGTCGAGCGTGTCTCCAAGCGCTTTGGAAAAAAGGTTGTTATTGACGACGTGTCGTTGGATGTCCGGTCGGGGGAAATTTTCGGCCTGCTCGGCCCGTCGGGAGCGGGAAAAACGACGCTTGTGCGCATGATCGCTGGCATTGATTCGGCGAGCGAAGGAACGATTCGCGTGCTTGGCGTGAATATGCCTGATCTTGGCGCCATGAAGCGAATCGGCTTTATGGCTCAGTCGGACGCCTTGTACGGAGAGTTGACCGCGCTGGAGAACATGCAATTTTTTGCTTCCATCTACGGGTTGAGAGGGAAAAAACAAAAAGAACGGATCGATGACATGCTCGCGCTTGTCAACTTGACGAATGATCGGAAAAAGCCGGTGCACCAATACTCAGGCGGGATGAAGCGCCGGTTGTCGCTGGCGATCGCCTTGCTTCATGAACCGGACGTGCTCATTTTGGATGAGCCGACGGTCGGCATCGATCCGGTGCTGCGCCAATCGATTTGGGCGGAGCTCGAGCGGATTCGCCAGCGCGGCACAGCGATTGTCGTCACGACCCATGTGATGGATGAAGCGGAAAAGTGCGGACGGCTTGGCATGATCCGCGAAGGCCGTTTGATCGCCGTCGGCCGCCCGGATGAATTGAAACAGGAAGCAGGGGCGGAAACGATTGAACAAGCGTTCTTGACGTTTGGGGGTGCCCGTCGATGA
- a CDS encoding GNAT family N-acetyltransferase translates to MIRKATWADAPAIASVHVESWKTTYSGIVPDAYLETLSVREKQPLWEKVLSESDHSLFVAEENGRVVGFVSGGRNRATEGPIAKYDGELYAIYLRKEVQRKGLGRQLVQALVGDLAQKGVRSMVVWVLADNPSRGFYERLGGENIAQEEVEIGGKPLLEWCYGWKDIQMMKP, encoded by the coding sequence ATGATCCGTAAAGCCACATGGGCCGACGCACCGGCCATCGCTTCGGTCCACGTCGAAAGTTGGAAGACGACATACAGCGGCATTGTACCGGACGCGTACTTGGAGACGTTGTCAGTGCGAGAAAAACAACCCCTATGGGAGAAGGTGCTCAGCGAATCGGATCATTCTCTGTTTGTCGCCGAGGAAAACGGGCGCGTCGTTGGATTTGTCTCCGGCGGCCGAAATCGGGCAACCGAAGGACCGATAGCGAAGTATGATGGAGAGCTGTATGCCATTTATTTGCGAAAAGAGGTGCAGCGAAAAGGACTAGGCCGGCAGCTCGTGCAAGCGCTCGTCGGCGATTTGGCGCAAAAAGGTGTTCGTTCCATGGTCGTCTGGGTGCTTGCTGACAACCCGTCCCGTGGTTTTTACGAACGGCTTGGCGGAGAGAACATCGCTCAGGAAGAGGTGGAAATCGGCGGGAAACCGTTGTTGGAATGGTGCTACGGCTGGAAAGACATTCAAATGATGAAACCGTAA